TCACAGTTCCAacctccttcctctgccaccagccccaTGCCAGGGCATAGACCCTGGAAAAGAATCCAGGTTATGGCAGTGGATCTGTGCCCTCCATTCCCAGGGGACCACCCCAGCCTGGTTATTCTATCCGTCCCTATCACCATCTCCATTCCCAGGGGACCACCCCAGCTCTtactccatccatccatccatccatccatccatccatccatccatccatccatccatccatccatccatccatccatccatccatccatccatccatccctcccatcccagaAGACCACCCTATCCTGATTGTTCTATCCATCCCTGTCACCATCTCCATTCCCAGGGGACCACCCCAGTGTGGTTTCACCCCCTACCCCACCATCCtctccattcccagcccctgacccccctccctgtgccccaggttATACCAGATTCCCTTTGGGATGCCCAATTGTGAGGATGAATCAGAAGCCCGCACCCTGTACCTCGTGGGCGATTTCTCCGCTCCCGCCGAGTTTTTCGTGACCCTGGGGGTCTTCTCCTTCCTCTACTCCATGGCTGCTCTGGTGCTCTACCTCCGCTTCCATTCCCTGTACACGGAGAACACGAAGCTCCCGTTCACAGTAAGGCAGGCTCAGCCCCGGGCACGTGAGCCCAGCGCCGTGCCAGGGTGCCAGCTGATGCCAGGCTCTCGTCCTGGCAGGATTTCTGTGTCACCGTCTGCTTTGCCTTCTTctggctggtggcagcagcgGCGTGGGGCAAGGGGCTGAGCGACGTGAAGGCGGCCACGCGCCCCTCCGCCCTCATCGCTGCCATGGCCGTGTGCCAGGCCGACGGCGTGCTCTGCAACGCTGGCACCACGCCCGCCATGGGGCTGGCCAACATCTCGGTGGTGAGGGCACgggggcacacacaggggcTTAGACATGGGCACAcatgggcacacacaggggcacacatATGGACATACACACGGGCACACACGGGCATACATGGGCACAGAGGGGCACACACATGGGCACACACACATGGGCACACACATGGGCACAAACATGGGCACACACACGGGCACACGCAGGGGCACACACGCAGGGGCACACACGCATGGGCACACGGGCACACACATTGGCACACATCTTGGCACACATGGGCACACAGGAGCACGCACATGGGCACACACGTAGCCACACATGGGCACACATGTGGGCATACACATTGGCACACACACATGGGCACACACAtgggcacacacaggcacacacatgGACATACACACGGGCACACATGGGCATATATGGGCACAgaggggcacacacacacagacatgtaGACACACGACACACACATGGGCACACacatgggcacacacacaggcacacacaggggcacacacacATGGGCACAAACATGGGCACACACATTGGCACACATCTTGGCACACATGGGCACACACGTAGCCACACATGGGCACACATGTGGGCACACAAAttggcacacacacaggcacacacacaggcacacacacacatgggcacacacagacacacaggcacacacatgggcacacaggcacacacatgGGCACACACgtggacacacacagagagggggcacacacacacaggcacaaacaggcacacacacatggGCACACACACATGGGCACACATGGGCACacaggagcacacacacaggtgcTCACACACATGGGCACACACATGGGCACACCCAGGTGCCCACAGGTGTACACTCATATGTTTGGCCACACCTGTGCCAGATTCCTAAGCTCAGCCAGGAGAGGGCAGTGGCAGTGTGGGCACACAGATGAAAATATGGGCACAGCTTGGAAATGTGGGTGAAAACATTCCACAGCAACCTGCCTTGATACCAGGGGATGTGGGATCCAGCTGCATCCCCCCcgcactgggaatggggcaccCTGTACTGGGaatgggcactgggaatgggcaccCTGCACTGGGatcctggcactgggaatgggcaccCTGCACTGAGaatgggcactgggaatgggcaccctgcactgggaatgggcaccTTGCACTGAGATCCTGCAATGGGAATGGGCACCCTGCATCCCCCCCACTGGGatcctggcactgggaatggggcaccCTGCACTGAGAACCAGACCCTGGGAATGGGCACCCTGTACTGGGAATGGGCACCTTGCA
The sequence above is a segment of the Camarhynchus parvulus chromosome 26, STF_HiC, whole genome shotgun sequence genome. Coding sequences within it:
- the SYPL2 gene encoding synaptophysin-like protein 2 isoform X1, with protein sequence MSEPGAPAAGDKAPRLQDRVLRGLRWGRLQEPLGFIKVLEWLFAIFAFGSCGSFSGETGATVKCDGGGMTAISIQFGYPFRLYQIPFGMPNCEDESEARTLYLVGDFSAPAEFFVTLGVFSFLYSMAALVLYLRFHSLYTENTKLPFTDFCVTVCFAFFWLVAAAAWGKGLSDVKAATRPSALIAAMAVCQADGVLCNAGTTPAMGLANISVLFGFLNFLLWAGNCWFVLRETPWLRPPAPRDSAAEQGAIDKQ